One Ricinus communis isolate WT05 ecotype wild-type chromosome 2, ASM1957865v1, whole genome shotgun sequence DNA segment encodes these proteins:
- the LOC8288519 gene encoding uncharacterized protein LOC8288519 isoform X2: MKKERLITSTTTTATTTTLETNSMSTENSCTDPICFFCAMKEQDLSLRRAGIASCFKEMPLEDSQEHVLVLSGLWNIAMTQPDDPEFPSLGVFNCMASLIRKGTNDRSWLLTDQNIYIPYYAAHVIGSYTMNKAEFAEKAVESGVIPPLMELLRGKISWVEQRVAVRALGHLASYERTFPAVAEYEQELVKLTTELASTCLAAVYANFVGVKDVKKRLKYHSDLLTRGVGGIDTENTKAEEWASQLQCWSLYLLNCFACKERSLELICRQDFLKDLCGMWGGLVNHSSPAGIGLIRILCYSINGRKRVSECEEVIKRLCNLSRSSDDWQYMGIDCLLLLLKDQDTRHEVIEIATLFLVDLVELRNLGDRLNVGETITKALLLDYKQSKLKKKNKKVGKVLQEIWDLKVERQRREKLMLSKEKVEERRVMVGLIKQQANRFFWLGDIEEALAKYSEALDMCPLRLRKERMVIHSNKAHCHLLLGDPDAAISESTRALSLSSPANSHSKSLWRRSQAYDMKGLAKESLMDCIMFLNSCINTETRKRMKIPHCAARMISKQMDATWLFAGAKSKAVRGQVQRLEGDCDKSGNDRMKKYEEMMMRFMMEKKGLSTIMEEPLVGKEESKRKLGRATRAKTAFVARSM, encoded by the exons ATGAAAAAGGAGAGGTTAATAACCTCTACCACTACCACTGCCACTACAACCACCCTTGAAACTAATAGTATGAGTACAGAAAATAGTTGCACAGATCctatttgcttcttttgtgCCATGAAAGAGCAAGACTTATCTCTCAGGCGAGCAGGAATAGCCAGTTGTTTCAAAGAAATGCCTCTAGAAGATAGTCAAGAACACGTTCTAGTGCTTAGTGGTCTATGGAACATTGCTATGACACAGCCTGATGATCCAGAGTTCCCATCCCTCGGCGTCTTCAACTGCATGGCAAGTTTGATTCGAAAAGGTACTAATGATAGAAGTTGGCTTCTAACGGATCAAAACATATACATTCCTTATTATGCAGCGCATGTAATTGGCTCTTACACCATGAACAAAGCTGAGTTTGCAGAGAAAGCTGTTGAATCAGGTGTCATACCTCCATTAATGGAGCTTTTAAGAGGAAAGATTAGTTGGGTAGAGCAAAGAGTTGCTGTTCGAGCACTTGGTCACCTTGCTAGCTATGAAAGAACCTTTCCAGCAGTAGCAGAGTACGAACAAGAGCTAGTTAAGTTAACTACAGAGTTAGCTTCTACTTGCCTTGCTGCGGTATATGCCAATTTTGTTGGAGTAAAGGATGTAAAGAAAAGGTTGAAGTATCACAGTGACTTGCTTACAAGAGGAGTTGGAGGGATAGATACGGAGAACACAAAAGCTGAGGAATGGGCTAGTCAACTTCAGTGCTGGtctctttatcttttaaaCTGTTTTGCTTGCAAAGAGAGATCCTTAGAGCTCATTTGTAGGcaagattttttaaaagatttgtGTGGAATGTGGGGTGGCTTGGTGAATCACTCATCACCTGCAGGAATTGGACTGATTAGAATATTATGCTACAGTATAAATGGAAGAAAGAGAGTTTCTGAATGTGAAGAAGTTATAAAAAGACTTTGTAATCTCTCGAGATCTTCAGATGATTGGCAATACATGGGGATCGACTGCCTTCTACTACTTCTCAAAGATCAAGATACAAGGCACGAAGTCATAGAAATTGCCACCTTGTTTCTTGTAGATTTGGTTGAACTAAGAAACCTGGGTGATAGATTAAACGTTGGTGAAACAATCACAAAAGCACTTCTTTTAGACTATAAACAAAGCaagttgaagaaaaagaacaaaaaagttGGAAAAGTTTTACAAGAAATATGGGACTTGAAGGTAGAAAGGCAAAGAAGAGAGAAGTTAATGTTGTCTAAAGAAAAGGTTGAAGAGAGAAGGGTTATGGTTGGTTTGATTAAACAACAAGCAAACCGCTTTTTTTGGCTAGGAGATATAGAAGAAGCATTGGCAAAATACAGTGAAGCATTAGATATGTGCCCATTAAGGttaagaaaggaaagaatGGTTATTCATAGTAATAAAGCACATTGTCACTTGCTACTAGGAGATCCTGATGCTGCCATAAGTGAATCAACTAGAGCTCTTTCCCTGTCTAGTCCAGCGAATTCTCACAGTAAAAGCCTTTGGAGAAGATCGCAGGCTTATGACATGAAAGGGTTAGCTAAAGAAAGTTTGATGGACTGTATAATGTTTCTGAATAGCTGCATCAACACTGAAACACGAAAACGGATGAAAATTCCACACTGTGCAGCACGTATGATCAGCAAACAAATGGATGCAACGTGGCTTTTTGCAGGTGCTAAGTCAAAGGCAGTAAGAGGTCAAGTACAAAGATTGGAAGGTGATTGTGATAAGAGTGGCAATGATCGCATGAAGAAATATGAGGAAATGATGATGAGATTTATGATGGAGAAAAAGG GTCTATCGACTATAATGGAAGAACCACTGGTGGGAAAAGAAGAGAGCAAAAGAAAGCTGGGTAGGGCAACAAGGGCAAAGACTGCTTTTGTGGCTCGATCTATGTAA
- the LOC8288519 gene encoding uncharacterized protein LOC8288519 isoform X1, translating into MKKERLITSTTTTATTTTLETNSMSTENSCTDPICFFCAMKEQDLSLRRAGIASCFKEMPLEDSQEHVLVLSGLWNIAMTQPDDPEFPSLGVFNCMASLIRKGTNDRSWLLTDQNIYIPYYAAHVIGSYTMNKAEFAEKAVESGVIPPLMELLRGKISWVEQRVAVRALGHLASYERTFPAVAEYEQELVKLTTELASTCLAAVYANFVGVKDVKKRLKYHSDLLTRGVGGIDTENTKAEEWASQLQCWSLYLLNCFACKERSLELICRQDFLKDLCGMWGGLVNHSSPAGIGLIRILCYSINGRKRVSECEEVIKRLCNLSRSSDDWQYMGIDCLLLLLKDQDTRHEVIEIATLFLVDLVELRNLGDRLNVGETITKALLLDYKQSKLKKKNKKVGKVLQEIWDLKVERQRREKLMLSKEKVEERRVMVGLIKQQANRFFWLGDIEEALAKYSEALDMCPLRLRKERMVIHSNKAHCHLLLGDPDAAISESTRALSLSSPANSHSKSLWRRSQAYDMKGLAKESLMDCIMFLNSCINTETRKRMKIPHCAARMISKQMDATWLFAGAKSKAVRGQVQRLEGDCDKSGNDRMKKYEEMMMRFMMEKKGLISGLSTIMEEPLVGKEESKRKLGRATRAKTAFVARSM; encoded by the exons ATGAAAAAGGAGAGGTTAATAACCTCTACCACTACCACTGCCACTACAACCACCCTTGAAACTAATAGTATGAGTACAGAAAATAGTTGCACAGATCctatttgcttcttttgtgCCATGAAAGAGCAAGACTTATCTCTCAGGCGAGCAGGAATAGCCAGTTGTTTCAAAGAAATGCCTCTAGAAGATAGTCAAGAACACGTTCTAGTGCTTAGTGGTCTATGGAACATTGCTATGACACAGCCTGATGATCCAGAGTTCCCATCCCTCGGCGTCTTCAACTGCATGGCAAGTTTGATTCGAAAAGGTACTAATGATAGAAGTTGGCTTCTAACGGATCAAAACATATACATTCCTTATTATGCAGCGCATGTAATTGGCTCTTACACCATGAACAAAGCTGAGTTTGCAGAGAAAGCTGTTGAATCAGGTGTCATACCTCCATTAATGGAGCTTTTAAGAGGAAAGATTAGTTGGGTAGAGCAAAGAGTTGCTGTTCGAGCACTTGGTCACCTTGCTAGCTATGAAAGAACCTTTCCAGCAGTAGCAGAGTACGAACAAGAGCTAGTTAAGTTAACTACAGAGTTAGCTTCTACTTGCCTTGCTGCGGTATATGCCAATTTTGTTGGAGTAAAGGATGTAAAGAAAAGGTTGAAGTATCACAGTGACTTGCTTACAAGAGGAGTTGGAGGGATAGATACGGAGAACACAAAAGCTGAGGAATGGGCTAGTCAACTTCAGTGCTGGtctctttatcttttaaaCTGTTTTGCTTGCAAAGAGAGATCCTTAGAGCTCATTTGTAGGcaagattttttaaaagatttgtGTGGAATGTGGGGTGGCTTGGTGAATCACTCATCACCTGCAGGAATTGGACTGATTAGAATATTATGCTACAGTATAAATGGAAGAAAGAGAGTTTCTGAATGTGAAGAAGTTATAAAAAGACTTTGTAATCTCTCGAGATCTTCAGATGATTGGCAATACATGGGGATCGACTGCCTTCTACTACTTCTCAAAGATCAAGATACAAGGCACGAAGTCATAGAAATTGCCACCTTGTTTCTTGTAGATTTGGTTGAACTAAGAAACCTGGGTGATAGATTAAACGTTGGTGAAACAATCACAAAAGCACTTCTTTTAGACTATAAACAAAGCaagttgaagaaaaagaacaaaaaagttGGAAAAGTTTTACAAGAAATATGGGACTTGAAGGTAGAAAGGCAAAGAAGAGAGAAGTTAATGTTGTCTAAAGAAAAGGTTGAAGAGAGAAGGGTTATGGTTGGTTTGATTAAACAACAAGCAAACCGCTTTTTTTGGCTAGGAGATATAGAAGAAGCATTGGCAAAATACAGTGAAGCATTAGATATGTGCCCATTAAGGttaagaaaggaaagaatGGTTATTCATAGTAATAAAGCACATTGTCACTTGCTACTAGGAGATCCTGATGCTGCCATAAGTGAATCAACTAGAGCTCTTTCCCTGTCTAGTCCAGCGAATTCTCACAGTAAAAGCCTTTGGAGAAGATCGCAGGCTTATGACATGAAAGGGTTAGCTAAAGAAAGTTTGATGGACTGTATAATGTTTCTGAATAGCTGCATCAACACTGAAACACGAAAACGGATGAAAATTCCACACTGTGCAGCACGTATGATCAGCAAACAAATGGATGCAACGTGGCTTTTTGCAGGTGCTAAGTCAAAGGCAGTAAGAGGTCAAGTACAAAGATTGGAAGGTGATTGTGATAAGAGTGGCAATGATCGCATGAAGAAATATGAGGAAATGATGATGAGATTTATGATGGAGAAAAAGGGTTTGATCTCTG GTCTATCGACTATAATGGAAGAACCACTGGTGGGAAAAGAAGAGAGCAAAAGAAAGCTGGGTAGGGCAACAAGGGCAAAGACTGCTTTTGTGGCTCGATCTATGTAA
- the LOC8288519 gene encoding uncharacterized protein LOC8288519 isoform X3: protein MKKERLITSTTTTATTTTLETNSMSTENSCTDPICFFCAMKEQDLSLRRAGIASCFKEMPLEDSQEHVLVLSGLWNIAMTQPDDPEFPSLGVFNCMASLIRKGTNDRSWLLTDQNIYIPYYAAHVIGSYTMNKAEFAEKAVESGVIPPLMELLRGKISWVEQRVAVRALGHLASYERTFPAVAEYEQELVKLTTELASTCLAAVYANFVGVKDVKKRLKYHSDLLTRGVGGIDTENTKAEEWASQLQCWSLYLLNCFACKERSLELICRQDFLKDLCGMWGGLVNHSSPAGIGLIRILCYSINGRKRVSECEEVIKRLCNLSRSSDDWQYMGIDCLLLLLKDQDTRHEVIEIATLFLVDLVELRNLGDRLNVGETITKALLLDYKQSKLKKKNKKVGKVLQEIWDLKVERQRREKLMLSKEKVEERRVMVGLIKQQANRFFWLGDIEEALAKYSEALDMCPLRLRKERMVIHSNKAHCHLLLGDPDAAISESTRALSLSSPANSHSKSLWRRSQAYDMKGLAKESLMDCIMFLNSCINTETRKRMKIPHCAARMISKQMDATWLFAGAKSKAVRGQVQRLEGLSTIMEEPLVGKEESKRKLGRATRAKTAFVARSM from the exons ATGAAAAAGGAGAGGTTAATAACCTCTACCACTACCACTGCCACTACAACCACCCTTGAAACTAATAGTATGAGTACAGAAAATAGTTGCACAGATCctatttgcttcttttgtgCCATGAAAGAGCAAGACTTATCTCTCAGGCGAGCAGGAATAGCCAGTTGTTTCAAAGAAATGCCTCTAGAAGATAGTCAAGAACACGTTCTAGTGCTTAGTGGTCTATGGAACATTGCTATGACACAGCCTGATGATCCAGAGTTCCCATCCCTCGGCGTCTTCAACTGCATGGCAAGTTTGATTCGAAAAGGTACTAATGATAGAAGTTGGCTTCTAACGGATCAAAACATATACATTCCTTATTATGCAGCGCATGTAATTGGCTCTTACACCATGAACAAAGCTGAGTTTGCAGAGAAAGCTGTTGAATCAGGTGTCATACCTCCATTAATGGAGCTTTTAAGAGGAAAGATTAGTTGGGTAGAGCAAAGAGTTGCTGTTCGAGCACTTGGTCACCTTGCTAGCTATGAAAGAACCTTTCCAGCAGTAGCAGAGTACGAACAAGAGCTAGTTAAGTTAACTACAGAGTTAGCTTCTACTTGCCTTGCTGCGGTATATGCCAATTTTGTTGGAGTAAAGGATGTAAAGAAAAGGTTGAAGTATCACAGTGACTTGCTTACAAGAGGAGTTGGAGGGATAGATACGGAGAACACAAAAGCTGAGGAATGGGCTAGTCAACTTCAGTGCTGGtctctttatcttttaaaCTGTTTTGCTTGCAAAGAGAGATCCTTAGAGCTCATTTGTAGGcaagattttttaaaagatttgtGTGGAATGTGGGGTGGCTTGGTGAATCACTCATCACCTGCAGGAATTGGACTGATTAGAATATTATGCTACAGTATAAATGGAAGAAAGAGAGTTTCTGAATGTGAAGAAGTTATAAAAAGACTTTGTAATCTCTCGAGATCTTCAGATGATTGGCAATACATGGGGATCGACTGCCTTCTACTACTTCTCAAAGATCAAGATACAAGGCACGAAGTCATAGAAATTGCCACCTTGTTTCTTGTAGATTTGGTTGAACTAAGAAACCTGGGTGATAGATTAAACGTTGGTGAAACAATCACAAAAGCACTTCTTTTAGACTATAAACAAAGCaagttgaagaaaaagaacaaaaaagttGGAAAAGTTTTACAAGAAATATGGGACTTGAAGGTAGAAAGGCAAAGAAGAGAGAAGTTAATGTTGTCTAAAGAAAAGGTTGAAGAGAGAAGGGTTATGGTTGGTTTGATTAAACAACAAGCAAACCGCTTTTTTTGGCTAGGAGATATAGAAGAAGCATTGGCAAAATACAGTGAAGCATTAGATATGTGCCCATTAAGGttaagaaaggaaagaatGGTTATTCATAGTAATAAAGCACATTGTCACTTGCTACTAGGAGATCCTGATGCTGCCATAAGTGAATCAACTAGAGCTCTTTCCCTGTCTAGTCCAGCGAATTCTCACAGTAAAAGCCTTTGGAGAAGATCGCAGGCTTATGACATGAAAGGGTTAGCTAAAGAAAGTTTGATGGACTGTATAATGTTTCTGAATAGCTGCATCAACACTGAAACACGAAAACGGATGAAAATTCCACACTGTGCAGCACGTATGATCAGCAAACAAATGGATGCAACGTGGCTTTTTGCAGGTGCTAAGTCAAAGGCAGTAAGAGGTCAAGTACAAAGATTGGAAG GTCTATCGACTATAATGGAAGAACCACTGGTGGGAAAAGAAGAGAGCAAAAGAAAGCTGGGTAGGGCAACAAGGGCAAAGACTGCTTTTGTGGCTCGATCTATGTAA
- the LOC8288518 gene encoding 3-oxo-Delta(4,5)-steroid 5-beta-reductase (The RefSeq protein has 2 substitutions compared to this genomic sequence), whose product MRWWWAGAIGAAKKKQEEDDAPRSFQSVALVLGVTGIVGNSLAEILPLSDTPGGPWKVYGVARRPRPTWNADHPVEYIQCDISDSAETQSKLSQLTDITHIFYVTWTNRQSEDENCEINGLMFRNVLQAVIPNAPNLRHICLQTGAKHYVGPFESLGKIQTHDPPFTEDLPRLDAPNFYYTLEDIMFEEVAKKEGLTWSIHRPDQIFGFSPYSLMNIIGTLCVYATICKHEGLPLLFPGTKAAWNCYSVASDADLIAEHQIWASVDPYAKDEAFNCNNGDVFKWKHFWKVLAEQFGIEEYGFEEGEKRLSLVEMMKGKEAVWEEIVSENQLQPTKLDEVAVWWFVDLMLGGEAVISSMNKSKEHGFLGFRNSKNSFASWIDKMKAFKIVP is encoded by the exons ATGAGCTGGTGGTGGGCCGGTGCTATTGGTGCTGccaag AAAAAACAGGAAGAAGATGACGCGCCTCGAAGCTTCCAGAGCGTAGCTCTCGTGCTAGGCGTCACTGGAATCGTCGGCAACAGTTTAGCCGAAATCCTCCCTCTATCCGACACACCCGGCGGCCCATGGAAAGTCTACGGAGTAGCCCGCCGTCCCCGCCCAACCTGGAACGCAGACCATCCGGTTGAATATATTCAGTGCGACATCTCCGACTCGGCCGAAACACAATCCAAGCTTTCTCAGCTAACTGATATAACTCACATCTTCTATGTCACGTGGACTAACAGACAATCGGAGGACGAGAATTGTGAAATTAACGGTCTTATGTTCCGGAATGTTCTTCAAGCTGTTATCCCTAATGCTCCCAATCTCCGTCACATCTGTCTCCAAACCGGAGCAAAACATTACGTGGGTCCATTTGAGTCTCTTGGCAAAATCCAAACGCACGATCCGCCATTTACGGAGGATCTGCCAAGATTAGACGCACCCAATTTTTACTATACCTTAGAGGATATCATGTTTGAGGAGGTAGCTAAAAAAGAGGGATTGACTTGGTCTATTCACAGGCCGGACCAGATTTTTGGTTTCTCTCCCTACAGTTTGATGAATATTATTGGTACTCTTTGCGTGTATGCAACTATTTGTAAACATGAGGGGCTGCCTTTACTGTTTCCTGGAACTAAAGCAGCATGGAATTGTTACTCAGTTGCATCAGATGCTGATTTGATAGCGGAGCATCAAATTTGGGCATCAGTGGATCCTTATGCGAAAGATGAAGCTTTTAATTGTAACAATGGAGATGTGTTCAAGTGGAAACATTTTTGGAAAGTGTTAGCGGAGCAGTTTGGGATAGAGGAATATGGGTTTGAGGAAGGAGAGAAGAGATTGAGTTTGGTGGAGATGATGAAAGGGAAAGAGGCGGTGTGGGAAGAAATTGTTAGCGAGAATCAGTTGCAGCCCACAAAGTTGGATGAGGTGGCAGTTTGGTGGTTTGTTGATCTGATGTTGGGTGGCGAAGCTGTGATTTCCAGTATGAATAAGAGCAAGGAACATGGATTTTTGGGGTTTAGGAATTCCAAGAATTCTTTCGCTTCTTGGATTGATAAGATGAAGGCTTATAAGATTGTGCCTTGA
- the LOC8288517 gene encoding protein TRIGALACTOSYLDIACYLGLYCEROL 5, chloroplastic, with the protein MRGALYKQLLSQLGLYFICESMVLTNFNGVGIGFGFGVGCGFGVGWGFGGMPLNVLGLGAGGGCGVGLGLGWGFGNAFGSQYRSARVTFQGIEFDKKEETTAGGESKDILKSTREVRASQ; encoded by the exons ATGCGTGGGG CTCTTTATAAACAGTTACTGTCGCAGCTAGGTTTGTATTTCATATGCGAAAGCATGGTGCTTACTAATTTCAATGGCGTTGGTATCGGATTCG gtTTTGGAGTTGGCTGTGGCTTCGGCGTGGGATGGGGTTTCGGAG GCATGCCTTTGAATGTGTTGGGTCTTGGTGCAG GTGGCGGCTGTGGGGTTGGTCTAGGCCTTGGATGGGGTTTTGGCAATGCCTTTGGTAGTCAGTATAGATCAGCTAGAGTCACATTTCAGGGCATAGAATTTGATAAGAAGGAAGAAACTACTGCTGGTGGTGAGTCTAAAGATATATTGAAAAGCACACGGGAAGTTCGTGCTTCTCAATAG